CGGCTGATCGCCAGTGAAGCATCGACCGCGCTGCCGATGGTCACGGAGGTGACCTTGATGTTGTCGGCGGGCTTGAGGCTCGCGGATTTGCCAGACGTCGTGGCAGGAGCGGGCGTCGTGCCGGTTGGTGCCGGCGTGGTGCTGGGCGCAGGCGTCGGCAATGTCGTGGAGGTCGGCGCCGGTGTGGCCGGCGCCGGGGCGCTGGCGGCAGGTGCGCCCGGTGGTGGCGTGTTGGTTTGCTGCTCGTCCTTCTTGCCGCACGCGCTGAGCATCAGCAGGCCGGCAAGGGTCGCGCAGTACAGAGCGGTGTTGCGTGCCTGAATTCTCATGACTGACCCCGTGGCTGGTGGCGGAACACACACCCGACCGGCGAAGCCGATTGCCGGGCGCCTCGTATGGGACAGGCTAGTCCCGTGGGACTGAAGCCACGGTTACCGAGCGTCTCACGCGATGCATGACTGGCACGGGTGCAACAAGTGAACATCGCGTTATTGCCGCGCTCCGCGCGGATTGTCCGGCGTTTCCGTCCCCGTGCTGCGATAGGGGTTGATATCCAGGCCACCGCGCCGCGTGTAACGCGCATACACGCTGAGCTGTTCCGGCCGGCAACGCGCCATCACATCCACGAAGATGCGTTCCACGCATTGCTCGTGGAATTCGTTGTGGTTGCGGAAGGAAACGAGGTAGCGCAGCAGGCCCTCGCGGTCGATCGGCGCACCGCGATAGCGGATCTGCACGCTGCCCCAGTCGGGCTGGCCAGTCACCGGGCAATTGGAGCGCAGCAGGTCCGAGACCAGTGTTTCTTCCAGGACGGCAAGCGCGGCATCGGCCTTGAGGTAGTCGGCGCGCGGCGGGCCGTAGTCGCTGATTTCCAGGTCCTGGCCGTCGATGGATTCGCCGGCCAGATCGGTGGTGGCATGTCCCTTCGCGCGTGGCTCGGTCAGCAGCACCTGCACGGGTGCGCCGGCGGCGGCGGAGAGATCGCGCAGCAGCGCCGCCAGCAGGGCGTCGGTGCTGGCCATGCGTTCCTGCGAGAAGCCGTTGAGGTACAGCTTGAACGACTTCGACTCGATGATGTTCGGCGATTCGGCGGGGATGCGGAATTCGGCCAGCGCGGCCACCGGCTTGCCGCGCGCATCCAGCCAGGAGAGTTCGTAGGCGTTCCAGATGTCGATGCCATGGAACGGCAGCGGCTGGGTGACGCCGATCTCGTCGCGCTTGGCGCTGCGCGGGATGGGGAAAAGCAGGGCAGGGTCGTAGCGGTCGGCGTAGACGGTAGTCTTGCCGAGGGGGGAATGTTCGGGGGTACTCATGCCGCCATTCTACCGTCCCTCGCCGTGGGACACCGGTTCACGGCCCCGCACCATGACGATTGGCCCGGTTCATCCGCCCAGGCGGTTCCTATAGTGTCCGGTGAAGATCCTGGGGAGCTCGAGGAAAACCGATGAAGAAACTCGTCCTGGCCGGCCGCGTCGCGGCGGGCCTGCTCGTGGCCGGCGCCGTGAACGCGCCCGTATTCGCCGACGGCACGGACGCCGCCTTCGACCCCCAGGCGCTGTTTGCACCGCTTTCCCTGCCGCATGCGCCCAACGCGTTCCGTGGCGGCGCAGGCAAGCCCGGCCCGCTGTTCTGGCAGAACCGCGTGGATTACGCCATCCAGGCCGAGATCGACCCCGCGACGCATACCCTGCGTGGCGATGAAACCATCACCTATACCAACCACAGCCCCGATGCGCTCGACGTGCTGTGGGTGCAGCTGGACCAGAACGCCTACCGTCGCGACTCGCGTGGCTCGCTCACATCGCCGCGCCCGCGCAAGGATTTCACCGACGGCTACCAGCTCGACGCGGTGGAAGTGGATGGCAAGCCGGTGCATTTCCTGGTCGACGACACACGCCTGCGCGTCGACCTTCCGCAGGTGCTTGGGGGCAACGGCAAGCAGCTGAAGCTGCGCATCCTCTACCACTA
The window above is part of the Dyella jiangningensis genome. Proteins encoded here:
- the queF gene encoding NADPH-dependent 7-cyano-7-deazaguanine reductase QueF (Catalyzes the NADPH-dependent reduction of 7-cyano-7-deazaguanine (preQ0) to 7-aminomethyl-7-deazaguanine (preQ1) in queuosine biosynthesis); amino-acid sequence: MSTPEHSPLGKTTVYADRYDPALLFPIPRSAKRDEIGVTQPLPFHGIDIWNAYELSWLDARGKPVAALAEFRIPAESPNIIESKSFKLYLNGFSQERMASTDALLAALLRDLSAAAGAPVQVLLTEPRAKGHATTDLAGESIDGQDLEISDYGPPRADYLKADAALAVLEETLVSDLLRSNCPVTGQPDWGSVQIRYRGAPIDREGLLRYLVSFRNHNEFHEQCVERIFVDVMARCRPEQLSVYARYTRRGGLDINPYRSTGTETPDNPRGARQ